One window from the genome of Salvia miltiorrhiza cultivar Shanhuang (shh) chromosome 7, IMPLAD_Smil_shh, whole genome shotgun sequence encodes:
- the LOC130996099 gene encoding defensin J1-2-like, whose product MSSFLRLFATAFLVMMLLFSSGMVAEARTCESKSHRFKGICVRKANCAAVCQTEGFHSGHCRGFRRRCYCTRHC is encoded by the exons ATGAGCAGCTTTTTGAGGTTGTTTGCTACTGCTTTCCTTGTGATGATGCTTCTCTTCTCCTCTG GAATGGTGGCGGAGGCGAGGACGTGCGAGTCGAAGAGCCACCGGTTCAAGGGAATTTGTGTGAGAAAAGCCAATTGCGCGGCGGTGTGCCAGACTGAGGGTTTCCACAGCGGCCACTGTCGGGGCTTCCGCCGCCGGTGCTACTGCACCAGACACTGTTAA